Proteins from a single region of Rhodovibrio salinarum DSM 9154:
- a CDS encoding DUF484 family protein: MTQKGTDAASGEPEGEDGGGVRLSDAAVADYLRRNPDFLKRHSQLLDVLEPPRRVDGEDIVDLQQFMLDRLRREVAQLKESRDELLYTGRANMASTGRIHQAVLAILEARSFEHLIDTVVTDISVILDLDAVTLCVEQAQDGPAPTRIRGVHQLEPGTVAALLGPKRTHAFLSDIEGEPELFGSAAGLVRSAGFLRMSISSATPPALLALGSRQPDHFDPGQGSELLQFLAQSLEATIRQWLELPA, from the coding sequence ATGACGCAGAAAGGCACCGATGCCGCCTCCGGCGAACCGGAGGGCGAGGACGGCGGTGGCGTTCGCCTTAGCGACGCGGCGGTCGCCGACTACCTGCGCCGCAATCCGGACTTCCTGAAACGGCATAGCCAACTGCTGGACGTGCTCGAGCCCCCGCGCCGGGTCGACGGGGAAGACATCGTCGACCTGCAGCAGTTCATGCTCGACCGCCTGCGTCGGGAAGTCGCGCAGCTGAAGGAATCGCGCGACGAGCTGCTCTACACGGGCCGCGCCAACATGGCCTCCACAGGACGCATCCATCAGGCGGTGCTGGCGATCCTGGAGGCGCGCTCGTTCGAGCACCTAATCGATACGGTGGTGACCGATATCAGCGTCATCCTGGACCTCGACGCGGTCACCTTGTGTGTCGAACAGGCTCAGGACGGCCCTGCCCCGACCCGAATCCGCGGCGTCCACCAGCTGGAGCCCGGCACGGTCGCAGCGCTGCTCGGCCCGAAACGGACCCACGCCTTCCTTTCGGATATCGAGGGCGAGCCGGAGCTGTTCGGCTCCGCCGCCGGACTGGTCCGCTCGGCCGGCTTCCTGCGCATGTCGATCTCGAGCGCCACGCCGCCAGCGCTGCTGGCACTCGGCTCGCGCCAGCCCGACCATTTCGATCCCGGCCAGGGCAGCGAGTTGCTGCAGTTCCTCGCCCAGTCGCTGGAGGCCACGATCCGCCAATGGCTGGAACTGCCGGCGTAA
- the fsa gene encoding fructose-6-phosphate aldolase: MKFFIDTADIDEIRDLAATGLVDGVTTNPSLVAKTGRDFFEVLSDICSIVPGPVSAEVAATDTETMLAEGRALAKVADNIAVKVPLTPDGLKACKTLADEGTQVNVTLCFSAPQALLAAKAGATFVSPFVGRLDDIGQDGMGLIGEICEIFQAQPEITTEVLVASIRHPIHVTDSAKMGAEVATVPPKVLRQMFQHPLTDKGLDAFLNDWAKTGQSILKAKAAE; encoded by the coding sequence ATGAAATTCTTCATCGATACCGCCGACATCGACGAGATTCGCGATCTGGCTGCCACCGGACTGGTGGACGGCGTGACCACCAACCCTTCGCTGGTGGCCAAGACCGGTCGCGACTTCTTTGAGGTACTGTCCGACATCTGCTCCATCGTGCCTGGCCCTGTGAGCGCGGAGGTCGCGGCGACCGACACCGAGACCATGCTGGCGGAGGGCCGTGCGCTCGCCAAGGTCGCGGATAACATCGCGGTCAAGGTCCCGCTGACCCCGGACGGCCTGAAGGCGTGCAAGACGCTCGCCGACGAGGGCACCCAGGTCAACGTGACGCTTTGCTTCTCGGCGCCGCAGGCGCTCCTGGCGGCCAAGGCCGGCGCCACCTTCGTGTCGCCGTTCGTCGGACGGCTGGACGATATCGGCCAGGACGGTATGGGCCTGATCGGCGAGATCTGCGAGATTTTCCAGGCGCAGCCGGAGATCACCACGGAAGTGTTGGTCGCCTCGATCCGTCATCCGATCCATGTCACCGATTCGGCCAAGATGGGCGCGGAAGTCGCCACCGTACCACCCAAGGTGCTGCGGCAGATGTTCCAGCATCCCCTGACCGATAAGGGGCTGGATGCCTTCCTCAACGACTGGGCCAAGACCGGCCAGTCGATCCTGAAAGCCAAGGCTGCGGAGTAG
- a CDS encoding primosomal protein N': MAIERANPARGDAAADGTAPAVSLFDDAPVRRVRVLLPRPLDGAYDYLLPPDMALEPGALVEVPLGRQRLPGAAWTVEPGDSDVPEGKLRPVQRRFDTPPLPEPLRRFVDWVAAYYLAAPGAVLKMCLSVPAALDPPAPRIGYLRAHTDADALGLKLTRARRRVLEVLADGPARTLSELTREAGVSDGVVRGLADAGLLDRVEMGFGRRFEAPDPETPGPTLSEAQRMAADQLCAKVDGDAFSVTLIDGVTGSGKTEVYFEAVIRALAAGRQVLVLLPEIALSAQWLDRFARRFGVEPAVWHSELSQGERRRTWRAIAEGEARVVVGARSALFLPYPELGLIVVDEEHEQAFKQEEGVPYHARDMAVVRARLGGMPAILVSATPSLETMENVRAGRYDRVQLPERHAGALLPEILPIDLRHDRPKPIPGHGTSYLAPSLRAALQETLDRGEQALLFLNRRGYAPLTLCRTCGFRLQCPHCTAWLVEHRLLHQLQCHHCGFAQRPPTKCPDCGDADSFAACGPGVERLGEEVATLFPDARVALMASDTVSGPESAQRFVESVQNHEVDLLIGTQIVAKGNHFPALTLVGVVDADLGLSGGDLRAGERTYQMLHQVAGRAGRAERPGRVLLQTYEPNHEVLRALVDGDRDRFLEVEAEGRKSAGMPPFTRLAALVLSSEDEAAVDQTARALALAAPDREGVEVLGPAPAPLAVLRGRHRRRLLFKTRRDLAPQPILRAWLSQVQVPSKVRLTVDVDPYTFL, translated from the coding sequence ATGGCCATAGAGCGCGCCAACCCTGCCCGCGGCGATGCGGCTGCTGATGGGACGGCGCCGGCCGTCAGTTTATTCGACGACGCGCCGGTGCGGCGGGTTCGCGTGCTGCTGCCCCGGCCGCTTGATGGTGCCTACGATTACCTCCTGCCCCCGGACATGGCGCTGGAGCCGGGCGCGCTGGTCGAGGTGCCGCTCGGCCGGCAGCGGTTGCCGGGCGCGGCTTGGACCGTCGAGCCGGGCGACAGCGATGTCCCGGAAGGCAAGCTGCGGCCGGTGCAGCGCCGCTTCGATACGCCGCCGTTGCCCGAACCGCTGCGGCGGTTCGTTGACTGGGTCGCCGCGTATTACCTCGCAGCGCCGGGCGCGGTTTTGAAGATGTGCCTGTCGGTGCCTGCCGCCCTCGACCCGCCGGCCCCGCGGATCGGCTACCTGCGCGCGCACACCGATGCCGATGCGCTGGGTCTGAAGCTGACGCGGGCACGCCGGCGGGTGCTGGAGGTGTTGGCGGACGGGCCCGCGCGCACGCTCTCGGAACTGACGAGGGAGGCGGGCGTTTCCGATGGCGTGGTGCGGGGGCTGGCCGACGCCGGCCTGCTCGACCGGGTGGAAATGGGCTTTGGCCGACGGTTCGAGGCGCCCGACCCCGAGACCCCCGGGCCCACACTGTCGGAGGCGCAGCGGATGGCGGCCGATCAACTCTGTGCCAAGGTCGACGGCGATGCCTTCTCGGTCACGCTGATTGACGGCGTCACCGGCTCTGGCAAGACGGAGGTCTACTTCGAGGCGGTGATCCGCGCGCTCGCGGCGGGGCGGCAGGTGTTGGTGCTGCTGCCGGAGATCGCGTTGTCGGCGCAGTGGCTTGACCGCTTCGCGCGCCGCTTCGGCGTGGAGCCGGCGGTCTGGCATTCCGAGCTCAGCCAAGGCGAGCGCCGGCGCACCTGGCGCGCGATTGCCGAGGGCGAAGCGCGGGTGGTGGTCGGTGCGCGGTCGGCCCTGTTCCTGCCCTATCCGGAGCTTGGCCTGATCGTGGTCGACGAGGAGCACGAGCAGGCGTTCAAGCAGGAGGAGGGCGTCCCCTATCACGCCCGCGACATGGCGGTCGTGCGCGCCCGGTTGGGTGGGATGCCGGCGATCCTGGTCTCCGCGACGCCGTCTTTGGAGACGATGGAGAACGTCCGCGCCGGGCGCTACGACCGGGTGCAGCTACCCGAACGCCACGCCGGGGCGCTGTTGCCCGAAATCCTGCCGATCGATCTGCGCCACGACCGGCCGAAACCGATCCCCGGCCACGGCACTTCCTACCTCGCGCCTAGCCTGCGCGCGGCATTGCAGGAGACGCTGGACCGCGGCGAGCAGGCGTTGTTGTTCCTGAACCGGCGGGGCTACGCACCGCTGACGCTCTGCCGGACCTGTGGCTTCCGTTTGCAGTGCCCACACTGCACCGCCTGGCTGGTCGAGCATCGGCTGCTCCACCAGCTGCAGTGCCACCATTGCGGCTTTGCCCAGCGTCCGCCGACCAAGTGCCCGGACTGCGGCGATGCGGACTCCTTCGCGGCCTGCGGTCCCGGCGTCGAGCGGCTTGGGGAGGAGGTCGCCACCCTGTTCCCGGACGCGCGCGTGGCGCTCATGGCCTCTGACACGGTGAGCGGGCCGGAGAGCGCGCAGCGTTTCGTGGAATCGGTGCAGAACCACGAGGTCGACCTCCTGATCGGCACGCAGATCGTGGCCAAGGGTAACCACTTTCCGGCCCTGACGCTGGTCGGTGTGGTCGATGCGGATCTGGGCCTGTCGGGGGGTGATCTGCGCGCGGGCGAGCGCACTTACCAGATGCTGCACCAGGTGGCCGGCCGCGCGGGCCGGGCGGAGCGGCCGGGCCGGGTGCTGCTGCAGACGTACGAGCCGAATCACGAGGTGCTGCGGGCGTTGGTCGATGGAGATCGCGACCGTTTCCTGGAGGTCGAGGCGGAGGGCCGCAAGTCAGCCGGCATGCCGCCGTTCACCCGCTTGGCCGCGTTGGTGCTGTCGTCGGAGGATGAAGCCGCGGTCGACCAGACCGCCCGCGCGCTCGCACTCGCCGCACCCGACCGGGAAGGGGTGGAGGTGCTGGGGCCCGCGCCGGCGCCGCTGGCGGTGCTGCGCGGGCGCCATCGCCGGCGCCTCTTGTTCAAGACCCGTCGCGACCTGGCCCCGCAGCCGATCCTGCGTGCCTGGCTGTCCCAGGTGCAGGTGCCGAGCAAGGTGCGCCTGACGGTCGATGTCGATCCCTACACCTTCCTGTAG
- a CDS encoding F0F1 ATP synthase subunit delta gives MPAESKPVGGLAARYAHALLDLAEQQKKLDQVAEDLRGLRALIDGSAEFRRLLRNPLFDRDKQDAAMKAVLDKAGVDPVTKNFCLVVSKNRRLFALPEMIDGYLQELARKRGEVTAKVTVARELNKDQESALTDALKRSVGGKVNIETRVDPELIGGMVVHVGSRMIDNSLRSKLNRLQQQMKGAG, from the coding sequence TTGCCAGCTGAAAGCAAGCCTGTCGGAGGTCTGGCTGCGCGCTACGCGCACGCGCTCCTGGATCTGGCCGAGCAGCAGAAGAAGCTCGACCAGGTAGCCGAGGACCTGCGCGGCCTGCGCGCGCTGATCGACGGGAGCGCGGAGTTCCGCCGCCTGCTGCGGAACCCGCTGTTCGACCGGGACAAGCAGGACGCCGCGATGAAGGCGGTGTTGGACAAGGCCGGGGTCGACCCGGTGACCAAGAATTTCTGCTTGGTGGTGTCCAAGAACCGCCGGCTGTTCGCGCTGCCGGAGATGATCGACGGCTATCTCCAGGAGCTAGCGCGCAAGCGCGGCGAGGTCACCGCGAAGGTGACGGTCGCCCGCGAGCTCAACAAGGATCAGGAATCCGCGCTGACGGATGCGCTCAAGCGCAGCGTTGGTGGCAAAGTGAATATCGAGACCCGCGTCGACCCCGAGCTGATCGGCGGCATGGTGGTGCACGTGGGTAGCCGTATGATCGACAATTCCCTGCGCAGTAAGCTCAATAGACTGCAGCAGCAGATGAAAGGGGCTGGCTGA
- the atpA gene encoding F0F1 ATP synthase subunit alpha, whose translation MDIGASEISAILKEQIENFGAEADVAEVGQVLSVGDGVARVYGLDNVQAGELVEFPGGITGMALNLEHDNVGVVLFGSDRGIREGDTVKRTGQIVSVGVGKEMLGRVVDALGNPIDGKGPIKTAETRQVDVKAPGIIPRQSVSEPMQTGLKAIDALIPIGRGQRELIIGDRQTGKSAIALDTILNQKSVNQTSDESKKLYCIYIAVGQKRSTVAQLVKTLEDQGAMEYSIVVAATASEPAPLQFLAPYAGCAMGEYFRDNGMHALTVYDDLSKQAVAYRQMSLLLRRPPGREAYPGDVFYLHSRLLERAAKMSDERGGGSLTALPIVETQAGDVAAYIPTNVISITDGQIFLETDLFNKGIRPAVNVGISVSRVGSSAQIKAMKQVAGPIKLELAQYREMEAFAQFASDLDASTQRLLRRGARLVETLKQDQYSPLTVEEQVLVIFAGTRGYLDNLETDDVRRFELQMLDEARDKGQEILKAIRDKQKLDDDLEKRISKFLDDFSKKFA comes from the coding sequence ATGGACATCGGCGCTTCGGAAATCTCCGCGATCCTCAAGGAGCAGATCGAGAACTTCGGTGCCGAGGCGGATGTCGCCGAGGTCGGCCAGGTGCTCTCGGTGGGTGACGGCGTCGCCCGCGTGTACGGGCTCGACAATGTCCAGGCCGGCGAGCTGGTCGAGTTCCCGGGCGGCATCACCGGCATGGCGCTGAACCTGGAGCACGACAACGTCGGCGTCGTGCTGTTCGGCTCCGACCGGGGCATTCGCGAGGGCGACACGGTCAAGCGTACCGGCCAGATCGTCTCCGTCGGCGTCGGCAAGGAGATGCTCGGCCGCGTCGTCGACGCGCTGGGCAATCCGATCGACGGCAAGGGCCCGATCAAGACCGCGGAGACCCGTCAGGTCGACGTCAAGGCGCCGGGGATCATCCCGCGCCAGTCGGTCAGCGAGCCGATGCAGACCGGCCTGAAGGCGATCGACGCGCTGATCCCGATCGGCCGCGGTCAGCGCGAGCTGATCATTGGCGACCGTCAGACCGGTAAGTCGGCGATTGCGCTGGACACGATCCTGAATCAGAAGTCGGTCAACCAGACGTCCGACGAGAGCAAGAAGCTCTACTGCATCTACATCGCGGTCGGCCAGAAGCGCTCCACCGTGGCGCAGCTGGTGAAGACGCTGGAAGACCAGGGCGCGATGGAGTACTCCATCGTCGTCGCCGCCACGGCCTCCGAGCCGGCGCCGCTGCAGTTCCTGGCGCCGTATGCGGGCTGCGCGATGGGCGAGTACTTCCGCGACAATGGCATGCACGCGCTCACGGTTTACGACGATCTGTCCAAGCAGGCCGTCGCCTACCGTCAGATGTCGCTGCTGCTGCGCCGCCCCCCGGGCCGCGAGGCTTATCCGGGCGACGTCTTCTACCTGCACAGCCGCTTGCTGGAGCGTGCGGCGAAGATGTCCGACGAGCGCGGCGGCGGCTCGCTCACGGCACTGCCGATCGTCGAGACGCAGGCCGGCGACGTCGCTGCGTATATCCCGACCAACGTCATTTCGATTACCGATGGCCAGATCTTCCTGGAGACCGACCTGTTCAACAAGGGCATTCGCCCGGCCGTGAACGTCGGTATCTCGGTGTCCCGCGTCGGCTCCAGCGCGCAGATCAAGGCGATGAAGCAGGTCGCCGGTCCGATTAAGCTGGAACTTGCGCAGTACCGTGAGATGGAGGCTTTCGCTCAGTTCGCCTCCGACCTCGACGCCTCGACCCAGCGTCTGTTGCGCCGCGGCGCGCGTCTGGTCGAGACGCTGAAGCAGGACCAGTACTCGCCACTGACCGTGGAAGAGCAGGTCCTGGTGATCTTCGCCGGTACGCGCGGCTATCTCGACAACCTGGAGACCGACGACGTTCGCCGGTTCGAGCTGCAGATGCTCGACGAGGCGCGCGACAAGGGCCAGGAAATCCTGAAGGCGATCCGCGACAAGCAGAAGCTGGACGACGATCTCGAAAAGCGGATTTCCAAGTTCCTCGACGACTTCTCCAAGAAGTTCGCGTGA